One Clostridium estertheticum DNA segment encodes these proteins:
- a CDS encoding Wadjet anti-phage system protein JetD domain-containing protein, with protein sequence MEKIITTKIIQRYESSNKSDSGLKEGNMSVNFTSFKEYNNDSNYKYRIHINTVANELEDKGLIKIKWVSKDNIIDRLFFNLKDMDIFYRLAGITDKKDILLDIEGQLKVYDDYITNYSIKHIFSDWKMHLLEKHRIPKIIEDKDKRELIVNALKGIDELLKNNDTIYERVFSKRYLGNSKIFEKQLRGTVISLLRKYFNEVDNNMDEDEVLKVVGIEKTTSELHLKGNIEFKLKENNIKLACFSYGVALNSHTIKELKLQNYRFDKVISVENKANFNYLCAKEKESLIIFTGGFYTPVQKRFLNRLYKKLINCDKCIEFYHWGDIDLGGVNIYRNIKSFIFYNVKPYLMNIQIMKEYSEYWEFIEDNKYILKLKKLLEDETIKELHDLISFVIENKVTLEQESMII encoded by the coding sequence ATGGAAAAAATAATAACTACAAAAATCATTCAGCGATATGAAAGTAGTAATAAAAGTGATAGCGGTTTAAAAGAAGGAAATATGTCAGTGAATTTTACTTCTTTTAAAGAGTATAATAATGACTCAAATTATAAGTATAGAATCCATATTAATACTGTAGCTAATGAGCTTGAGGATAAGGGATTAATAAAAATAAAATGGGTTAGTAAAGATAACATAATTGATAGATTATTTTTTAATTTGAAAGATATGGATATATTTTATAGACTTGCGGGAATAACAGATAAAAAAGATATTTTACTGGATATTGAAGGTCAATTGAAAGTATATGATGATTATATTACTAATTATAGTATAAAGCACATTTTTAGTGATTGGAAGATGCATCTTTTAGAAAAACATAGAATTCCTAAAATAATTGAAGATAAAGACAAAAGAGAACTTATTGTAAATGCACTGAAAGGTATAGATGAGCTTCTAAAAAATAATGATACGATATATGAAAGAGTATTTAGCAAAAGATATTTAGGAAATAGCAAGATTTTTGAAAAGCAACTTAGAGGAACAGTAATTTCTTTACTTAGAAAATATTTTAATGAAGTAGATAATAATATGGATGAGGATGAAGTGCTGAAAGTAGTAGGCATAGAAAAGACAACTAGTGAACTTCATCTAAAAGGTAATATTGAATTTAAGTTAAAGGAAAATAATATTAAATTAGCATGTTTTTCTTATGGAGTAGCTCTAAATTCTCATACTATAAAAGAATTAAAACTACAGAATTATAGATTTGATAAAGTTATATCAGTAGAAAATAAAGCAAACTTCAATTATCTTTGTGCAAAAGAAAAAGAATCATTGATCATTTTTACCGGTGGATTTTATACTCCAGTACAAAAAAGGTTTCTAAACAGATTATACAAGAAATTAATCAATTGTGACAAATGCATTGAGTTTTATCATTGGGGTGATATAGATTTAGGGGGGGTTAACATTTATAGAAATATAAAGAGCTTTATTTTTTATAATGTTAAACCCTATTTAATGAATATACAAATTATGAAAGAATATAGCGAATATTGGGAATTTATTGAAGATAACAAGTATATTCTTAAGCTTAAAAAACTGTTAGAGGATGAGACTATTAAAGAATTACATGATTTAATTAGCTTTGTCATAGAAAACAAAGTCACTTTGGAGCAAGAAAGCATGATAATTTAA
- a CDS encoding RNA-binding domain-containing protein, with the protein MNIERIKEILNGGESLTVEFKQSKNKLNKDVFESLCAFLNRNGGHLFLGVNDVGNAVGIDDEAINKVKKEFVTSINNIQKLNPTFYLSVEDIKVDEKTILYIYVPESSQVHRCNGKIYDRNEDGDMDITDNTNQVSEMYMRKQGTYTENRIYPFTQMSDLRSDLFAKVRKLAVNQRADHPWLLMDDMELLKSAGLYLKDLQSGKEGITLAGILLFGNDELILNALPHFKTDAILRREDTDRYDDRDDIRTNLIDSYERLMQFIAKHLNDKFYLEKDQRISLRDKIFREVVSNILIHREFLNPFPAKLVIEIDRVFTENSNKPHGNGVIDPNNFSPYPKNPKVAKFFKEIGRVEELGSGVRNIYKYNKIYSGAAPEFMEGDVFRTMIPLIPQATPQATPQAELNEDNDRTSEILEFCKVARSRNEIQDYIGLKDRKGFRIRILNPLLKGGLLKLSIPNKPTSPNQKYYSDKTGR; encoded by the coding sequence ATGAATATTGAAAGAATAAAAGAAATTCTCAATGGTGGGGAAAGTCTAACCGTTGAATTTAAGCAAAGTAAGAATAAATTAAATAAAGATGTTTTTGAATCCTTATGTGCATTTTTGAATCGTAATGGAGGGCACTTATTTCTTGGCGTAAATGATGTTGGTAATGCTGTTGGAATTGATGATGAAGCTATAAACAAGGTTAAAAAGGAATTTGTGACATCTATAAACAATATTCAAAAGTTAAACCCAACATTTTATTTGTCGGTTGAAGACATTAAAGTTGATGAAAAAACAATTCTATACATTTATGTTCCTGAGAGCTCTCAAGTCCATAGATGTAATGGGAAAATATATGATCGAAATGAAGATGGAGATATGGATATTACTGATAATACAAATCAAGTTTCAGAAATGTATATGAGGAAGCAAGGAACGTATACTGAAAATCGAATTTATCCGTTTACTCAAATGTCAGACTTGCGGAGTGATCTCTTTGCGAAGGTCAGAAAACTGGCGGTGAATCAAAGGGCCGATCACCCATGGCTTCTAATGGATGATATGGAACTTCTAAAGAGTGCCGGATTATATCTTAAAGATTTACAAAGTGGGAAAGAAGGAATCACCTTAGCGGGAATACTGTTGTTTGGTAACGATGAACTTATTTTGAATGCTCTTCCTCACTTTAAAACAGATGCTATTTTACGTAGAGAAGATACTGACAGATATGATGACAGGGATGATATTAGAACCAATTTAATTGATAGCTATGAAAGGCTTATGCAGTTTATAGCAAAGCATTTAAATGACAAGTTTTATCTGGAAAAGGACCAAAGAATAAGTTTGAGAGATAAGATATTCAGAGAAGTGGTCTCGAATATTCTAATTCATAGAGAATTTTTGAACCCATTTCCCGCAAAGCTCGTGATTGAAATTGATAGGGTTTTTACTGAAAATAGTAATAAGCCACATGGTAATGGTGTAATTGATCCGAATAATTTTTCGCCATATCCTAAAAATCCCAAAGTAGCAAAATTCTTTAAAGAAATAGGCAGGGTGGAAGAACTTGGTTCTGGTGTTAGAAATATATATAAGTACAATAAAATATACTCAGGAGCAGCACCTGAATTTATGGAAGGTGATGTTTTTAGAACGATGATTCCATTGATACCTCAAGCTACACCTCAAGCTACACCCCAAGCTGAGCTAAACGAAGATAACGATAGAACAAGTGAAATATTGGAGTTTTGTAAAGTTGCTAGAAGCAGGAATGAGATACAAGATTATATAGGACTTAAAGATAGGAAAGGTTTTCGAATAAGAATATTAAACCCTTTGCTTAAAGGTGGCTTATTAAAGTTATCAATACCTAATAAACCTACAAGTCCAAATCAAAAATATTATAGTGATAAAACGGGTAGGTAA
- a CDS encoding Crp/Fnr family transcriptional regulator, with product MSFAEEIRRIRPYDWRKIKRGGPTMNQYLIEFMKKNTSFSKEVLEEIMRDMLIETYKKGTILLRQGDISNKCYFVLKGCIRQYSFGKDGKEITNNFLTEEQAVVMFKSCKQRVASDYSLSCVEESILLVGDFATEENMYHKFPELDKITRSMLELSFGETQDASAVFMSSTPEERYRNIVQQRPSLIERVPQHQLASYLGMTPESLSRIKKRVSKEGV from the coding sequence TTGTCTTTTGCAGAAGAAATAAGAAGAATAAGACCTTATGACTGGAGGAAAATAAAAAGAGGGGGACCAACTATGAATCAGTATTTAATTGAATTTATGAAAAAGAATACTTCTTTTAGTAAAGAAGTATTAGAAGAGATTATGCGCGATATGCTGATAGAAACTTATAAAAAAGGAACCATACTACTTAGACAAGGAGACATTTCAAATAAGTGCTATTTTGTATTAAAGGGTTGTATAAGGCAATATAGTTTCGGTAAAGACGGGAAAGAAATAACAAATAATTTCTTAACCGAGGAGCAAGCTGTTGTCATGTTCAAAAGCTGTAAACAAAGGGTGGCCTCAGATTATTCTTTATCTTGTGTGGAAGAGTCTATCTTACTTGTTGGAGATTTTGCAACAGAAGAAAATATGTATCATAAATTTCCTGAACTTGACAAAATAACAAGATCAATGTTAGAACTAAGCTTCGGTGAAACTCAAGATGCAAGTGCAGTATTTATGAGTTCTACACCTGAAGAGCGTTATCGTAACATAGTGCAACAAAGACCGAGTCTTATAGAGCGTGTTCCACAACATCAATTAGCAAGCTATCTCGGGATGACTCCGGAATCTTTGAGTAGAATAAAGAAAAGGGTTTCCAAAGAAGGTGTGTAG
- a CDS encoding DUF4386 domain-containing protein produces MLVFKTEKLTQRKVAIIAGLFIIVMAICAGFSYGFVHSSLVVKGDATATLNNISGSIGLFRAEILGWLIVLLLDILVSWALYVFLKQIDNSLALLAAWLRLSYTAILGIAITHLISITVLFNGDDYLLSIPLDQLKVQLMYHINAFDKIWSFGLVIFGFHLLILGYIILKSDFIPKIVGILVIIASLCYVLIHSLHLFLPQIENKTLVLESILSLPMAVGELVLGIWLLVKGGRTTKIKN; encoded by the coding sequence ATGTTAGTCTTTAAAACAGAAAAATTAACACAAAGAAAAGTGGCTATCATTGCCGGTCTATTCATTATTGTTATGGCGATTTGTGCAGGATTTTCGTATGGATTTGTACACTCTAGTCTAGTAGTAAAAGGGGATGCAACCGCTACACTGAATAACATTTCAGGGTCCATTGGCCTTTTTCGAGCAGAAATTTTGGGTTGGTTAATAGTACTTCTATTAGATATTTTGGTTTCATGGGCACTTTATGTCTTTTTAAAGCAAATTGACAACAGTTTGGCATTGTTAGCAGCATGGCTTCGATTATCGTATACAGCTATTTTAGGAATAGCTATTACACATTTAATATCTATAACAGTATTGTTCAATGGAGATGATTATTTGCTGTCTATACCACTGGACCAATTGAAAGTTCAATTGATGTATCATATCAATGCATTTGATAAAATATGGTCGTTTGGGTTAGTTATATTCGGTTTTCATCTATTAATATTAGGCTATATTATTTTAAAATCAGACTTCATCCCCAAAATAGTAGGAATACTCGTAATAATTGCCTCATTATGCTACGTACTAATTCACTCATTACATTTGTTTTTGCCACAAATTGAAAATAAAACTTTAGTTTTAGAAAGCATACTCAGTCTTCCAATGGCTGTCGGAGAATTAGTTCTTGGCATATGGTTATTAGTAAAAGGTGGTAGAACTACAAAAATAAAAAATTAA
- a CDS encoding histidine kinase, with product MIKKYIGLIFKYFNSYFRKSIKNRMIISITLSLIIPLTIVTYLSYTRSSNSMEEEIIKSNTKSINWAGKYIDKTIAQQSDALFTFLVDENLSSNVDRTEDNNYRIQVDSKNYVIGKMSSLLYSNNNYNGLLLFNESKTQLFYVTDEMKNYLSEYIPHDKIWYSSSTKEFMGTIINNSKFIPTELSFVMNQKDKSFYVFRRITEFTNDFNGVIFLNVKWKIMNDILEILKTQDESDILITDLEGNISYNPYGTNVDKPEIKEAINLIKKDNIKGNSYIKTNKYSIFYYKIAKGTMLTFKIIPNEFIVKGARSTLNVSILIMLISLILCVLIANAIAYGTTKPIRRLSNSMKKVKDNQLMSFTPTGRLDEIGVLEQSYSFMIEKIKDLIENEYKIKMEKRTAQLKALQAQINPHFLNNSLQLIGGIAIAKNVPEIYTIIKAISNMFLYSIKISEELVPINREILHIKDYLLIQQLRFTDRIDIQLNIDESLDQYVLPKLTIQPIVENAFRHGLEKKIGLWKLSINVIRSDDNINIIVYDNGVGIDENKLNQINSELLNNLNNVFDTHQSMGLKNVDARLKLYFGNECGIDIKSNDMTGTTVIMVFKALLEGDIK from the coding sequence ATGATTAAAAAATATATTGGTTTAATATTTAAATATTTTAACTCGTATTTTCGAAAGAGTATTAAAAATAGGATGATTATCTCAATTACCCTTTCCTTAATTATTCCATTAACCATAGTAACTTATCTATCCTATACACGTTCAAGCAATTCGATGGAAGAAGAAATTATAAAGTCTAACACCAAATCCATTAATTGGGCTGGTAAATATATTGATAAAACTATAGCGCAACAAAGCGATGCGCTATTTACTTTTTTAGTCGATGAGAATCTATCTTCAAATGTGGATAGAACTGAAGACAATAATTATAGAATTCAAGTAGATTCTAAAAATTATGTAATTGGTAAGATGTCATCACTACTTTATTCAAATAATAATTATAATGGACTTTTACTTTTTAATGAAAGTAAAACCCAGTTATTCTATGTTACAGATGAAATGAAAAATTATTTATCGGAGTACATACCTCATGATAAGATTTGGTATTCTTCTTCTACAAAAGAGTTTATGGGAACTATTATAAACAATTCTAAATTTATACCTACAGAGCTTAGTTTTGTCATGAATCAAAAGGATAAAAGTTTTTATGTTTTTAGGAGAATTACTGAATTTACAAATGATTTTAATGGCGTCATCTTTTTAAATGTTAAGTGGAAAATAATGAACGATATATTAGAAATTTTAAAAACACAGGATGAAAGTGATATACTGATAACGGATTTAGAAGGAAATATATCCTATAATCCTTATGGAACTAACGTAGACAAACCGGAAATTAAAGAAGCCATAAATTTAATAAAGAAAGATAATATTAAAGGTAACTCATATATAAAGACAAATAAGTATTCTATTTTTTATTACAAAATTGCTAAAGGTACGATGCTTACTTTTAAAATTATACCTAATGAATTTATTGTTAAAGGTGCTAGGAGTACCTTAAATGTTAGTATTTTAATTATGTTAATATCTTTAATTTTATGTGTCCTAATAGCAAATGCTATAGCTTATGGAACAACAAAACCAATTAGAAGGCTTTCAAATTCTATGAAAAAAGTAAAGGATAATCAATTGATGAGTTTTACTCCCACTGGAAGATTAGATGAAATCGGGGTACTAGAACAAAGCTATTCATTTATGATTGAGAAGATTAAAGATCTTATAGAAAATGAGTATAAAATTAAGATGGAGAAAAGAACTGCGCAACTTAAGGCACTACAAGCACAAATTAACCCTCACTTTTTAAACAATTCATTACAACTTATCGGAGGGATAGCTATTGCTAAAAATGTCCCTGAAATTTACACAATAATAAAAGCGATAAGTAATATGTTTCTTTACTCAATTAAAATTAGTGAGGAGCTAGTACCAATTAATCGAGAAATACTACACATTAAAGATTATTTATTAATTCAGCAGTTAAGATTTACGGATAGAATTGATATCCAATTAAATATTGATGAAAGCTTGGACCAATATGTTCTACCAAAATTAACTATTCAGCCAATAGTGGAAAATGCTTTTAGGCATGGCCTAGAGAAAAAGATAGGTTTGTGGAAATTAAGTATAAATGTTATAAGAAGTGATGATAACATAAATATCATAGTTTACGATAATGGGGTAGGTATTGATGAAAATAAACTTAACCAAATTAACAGTGAGCTTTTGAATAATCTTAACAATGTATTTGATACACACCAAAGTATGGGACTTAAGAATGTCGATGCAAGGCTAAAGCTGTATTTTGGAAATGAATGTGGAATAGATATCAAAAGCAATGATATGACAGGTACAACGGTAATAATGGTTTTTAAAGCATTACTCGAAGGAGATATAAAATGA
- a CDS encoding response regulator, translating to MIKLLLIDDEIWTRNIIKAFGDWDKHGITVIEEASDGVEGLRLIKQSCPQIVITDMNMPGMNGIGLLKILREDYPQIKIIVVSGYDGFEFTKQAIKSNAIDYILKPIDEQELNFAIEKCVNEINKLYFKQDKSIYDLAKVLDKNIIRLIIDEKKVIQRLFIEGNLLGIKNTLNRLYNNIIKYKINEIIVGGVIKKVFCEMIEEHLLITESSVLTDMKLEFRDNQIEKKSLLLDINFIEDSFDKALKAIAENTKNKNSNTLAQVKTYIELHYIEHISLEKLSNLFFISKEYLSRAFKTKYQKNLMNYIIELRMKKAKLMLEDKDISIKSVAESVGYDDITHFYHVFKSYYAVSPGDMRREV from the coding sequence ATGATAAAATTATTACTAATTGATGATGAAATATGGACAAGGAATATAATAAAAGCGTTTGGTGACTGGGACAAGCATGGAATAACTGTAATTGAAGAGGCTAGTGATGGAGTAGAAGGGTTACGTTTAATTAAACAAAGTTGTCCTCAAATTGTTATTACGGATATGAATATGCCTGGAATGAATGGAATAGGACTACTTAAAATATTAAGGGAGGATTACCCTCAGATAAAAATAATAGTTGTTAGTGGTTATGATGGTTTCGAGTTTACAAAACAGGCTATAAAGTCAAATGCTATAGATTATATCTTAAAACCTATTGACGAGCAGGAATTAAATTTTGCCATTGAAAAGTGTGTTAATGAAATCAATAAACTGTATTTCAAACAGGATAAATCAATATATGATTTAGCTAAAGTTTTAGATAAAAATATTATAAGGCTTATAATTGATGAAAAGAAGGTTATTCAACGGCTTTTTATTGAAGGAAACCTACTGGGAATTAAGAATACCTTAAATAGGCTTTATAACAATATTATTAAATATAAAATAAATGAAATAATTGTAGGCGGGGTGATTAAAAAAGTATTTTGTGAAATGATAGAGGAGCATCTTCTTATAACTGAGAGTTCGGTACTTACAGATATGAAGCTTGAGTTTAGGGATAATCAGATTGAAAAGAAATCTTTGCTTTTGGATATTAATTTTATTGAGGACAGCTTTGACAAAGCACTAAAGGCTATAGCCGAAAATACCAAGAATAAAAACAGCAATACTTTGGCTCAAGTAAAGACATATATAGAATTACACTATATAGAGCATATTTCTCTTGAGAAGCTCTCAAATTTATTTTTTATTAGTAAAGAATATTTATCTAGAGCCTTTAAAACGAAATATCAAAAGAATTTAATGAATTATATTATAGAGCTTAGGATGAAGAAAGCAAAATTAATGCTTGAAGATAAAGATATTAGTATAAAAAGTGTAGCAGAATCTGTTGGATATGATGATATAACTCATTTTTACCATGTTTTTAAAAGTTATTATGCTGTCTCCCCAGGAGATATGAGAAGGGAAGTTTAA
- a CDS encoding ABC transporter substrate-binding protein, translating to MKTKKILSIITCSFMLTTLLAGCGSSAPTATKTEPTTTAPKEVHLKLFLGQSQARFKEQYTKFIDQWTVTYLKDKNVKVTYEMEMPDSTTDQQLLKTRLAAEDEMDIFAIHAMNDIPVYGKAGYLEDLSAEPFVSKVLPSVKTAISYEDKVVGMPLESMSWGYIYNKKIFAENKITPPTTLSEMKAVDAKLKAAKITPWLLAYKESWVPQLVNSLAVGATLQTSAKEFINDMNKGTGSYKSIPGMFDIMDEINANGTAKPLDIGNDQGSADFANGKAAMWLQGPWNSDAILKANKDFQLGVAALPISDDPNQTLINLGVSTTLALSKTSKNKEVAKSLLNYFLEDATASDFYNSCGFAAVATNQTIKASSWVEDATVYVKAGKAYLDPAMPQAVKDELGKQFQGYYLKSLTKDEIIKTLDKTWANSIKSSK from the coding sequence ATGAAAACCAAAAAAATACTTTCAATAATCACATGTAGCTTCATGTTAACAACCTTGCTTGCGGGATGTGGAAGTTCAGCCCCTACTGCTACTAAAACTGAACCTACAACTACAGCGCCAAAAGAGGTACATTTAAAATTATTTCTTGGTCAATCACAAGCAAGATTCAAAGAACAGTATACAAAATTTATTGATCAATGGACTGTAACATATCTTAAAGATAAAAACGTGAAGGTTACTTATGAAATGGAAATGCCGGACTCAACAACAGACCAACAACTTCTAAAGACAAGATTAGCTGCAGAAGATGAGATGGATATTTTCGCTATTCATGCTATGAATGATATTCCGGTATATGGAAAGGCAGGATATTTAGAAGATTTAAGCGCTGAACCATTTGTATCAAAAGTTTTACCTAGTGTTAAAACTGCAATCTCCTACGAAGATAAGGTAGTTGGAATGCCACTCGAAAGTATGAGTTGGGGATATATTTACAATAAGAAGATATTTGCTGAAAATAAAATAACGCCTCCTACAACCCTTTCTGAAATGAAAGCTGTTGATGCAAAATTAAAAGCTGCAAAAATAACACCATGGTTATTAGCATATAAAGAGTCATGGGTTCCTCAGTTAGTTAATTCGCTTGCTGTTGGTGCTACTTTGCAAACAAGTGCAAAAGAATTTATTAATGACATGAATAAAGGAACAGGGTCATATAAATCAATTCCAGGTATGTTTGATATTATGGATGAGATAAATGCCAATGGTACTGCTAAACCATTAGATATTGGTAATGATCAAGGTTCTGCTGATTTCGCTAATGGAAAAGCTGCTATGTGGCTTCAAGGACCATGGAATTCAGATGCAATTCTAAAGGCAAACAAAGATTTTCAGCTTGGGGTTGCAGCGCTTCCTATAAGTGATGATCCTAATCAAACGTTAATTAATTTAGGTGTTTCTACTACTTTAGCTCTTTCAAAGACAAGTAAAAATAAAGAGGTTGCTAAATCACTTTTAAACTACTTCTTAGAAGATGCTACTGCAAGTGATTTCTATAATAGCTGTGGATTTGCTGCAGTTGCAACTAATCAAACTATAAAAGCTTCATCATGGGTAGAAGATGCAACGGTTTATGTTAAAGCTGGTAAGGCATATCTTGATCCTGCAATGCCACAAGCTGTTAAGGATGAACTTGGCAAACAATTTCAAGGTTATTACTTAAAATCTCTTACAAAAGATGAGATTATTAAAACTTTAGATAAAACTTGGGCAAATTCTATAAAAAGCAGCAAGTAG
- a CDS encoding carbohydrate ABC transporter permease — protein MGNRVILENRTIKSKTLKSKNFLSKKNISLLAFVAPALILYIIFLVIPLISGFWYSLTNWNGLARSYNFVGISNFVEAFKEDKDFIASIIFTFKFAVIIVIFQNIFALGLALMIDSKKKSTGFFRTILFMPNMISMVIASFVWVFIFSKVFTQIAAVTPFKFLDQSWFGDAKLAFFAIVVVTLWAGVGYMMLIYLAALQGVPQELKEAAVIDGANVVQIFFKVILPMIMHSITICTFLTLAGAFKAFDIVFALTAGGPVRATEVMGLNIYQEAFMGNMRFGYASAKSIILFLIILIVTLVQLGVLKKREVEA, from the coding sequence TTGGGAAATAGAGTGATATTAGAAAATAGAACAATTAAAAGCAAGACACTTAAGTCCAAGAATTTCCTAAGTAAGAAAAATATATCATTGCTAGCTTTCGTAGCGCCAGCCTTGATTTTGTATATTATATTTTTAGTTATACCCCTAATAAGTGGATTCTGGTATAGTTTAACCAATTGGAATGGACTAGCTAGGTCATATAACTTTGTAGGAATTAGTAATTTCGTAGAAGCTTTTAAAGAGGATAAAGATTTTATTGCTTCAATTATTTTTACATTTAAATTTGCAGTTATTATTGTTATATTTCAAAATATTTTTGCATTAGGACTTGCTTTAATGATTGATTCTAAGAAAAAGAGCACTGGATTTTTTAGAACAATATTGTTTATGCCTAATATGATAAGTATGGTTATTGCCTCATTTGTATGGGTATTTATATTTTCAAAAGTTTTTACACAAATCGCAGCTGTGACACCTTTTAAATTTCTAGATCAGTCTTGGTTTGGGGATGCGAAGCTTGCTTTCTTCGCGATTGTAGTTGTAACGTTGTGGGCAGGTGTAGGATATATGATGCTTATATATCTAGCTGCACTCCAAGGAGTACCACAGGAATTAAAAGAAGCAGCAGTAATAGATGGAGCGAATGTAGTTCAAATCTTCTTTAAGGTGATTTTACCGATGATCATGCATTCGATAACCATATGTACATTTTTAACTCTTGCAGGTGCATTTAAGGCTTTTGATATCGTCTTTGCATTGACGGCTGGTGGACCAGTAAGGGCTACTGAGGTTATGGGATTAAACATATACCAAGAGGCTTTTATGGGTAATATGAGATTTGGATATGCAAGCGCAAAGTCAATAATCTTATTTTTGATTATCTTGATCGTTACTCTTGTGCAACTTGGTGTTCTAAAGAAGAGGGAGGTTGAGGCATAA
- a CDS encoding carbohydrate ABC transporter permease — protein MKKIKISTILTTIALCIIAVFTLFPVFIAVLNSFKTQAEIGISVLSLPKNFNFSNYTSALGKMDYLRVVYNTFYITLISVVGIIAVSSLAGYKLAKTSGKLSAFIFLLFTSSMLVPFQSVMLPLYKLAKTIGLSGTKTGLTVIYMGLGINMAIFLYHGFSKGIPNEIEEAALIDGCNEFEMFYKIIFPLLRPISATIAILDVLWIWNDFMLPLVMISDTKNYTIVLKARMFVSQYIIDWPSILAALVCSMIPVIIFYVILQKNIVKGIAAGAVKG, from the coding sequence ATGAAAAAGATTAAAATTTCCACCATTTTAACAACTATAGCTTTATGTATAATAGCGGTGTTTACACTTTTTCCTGTATTTATAGCAGTTCTTAATTCATTTAAAACTCAGGCGGAAATAGGAATATCGGTTTTATCATTACCTAAAAACTTTAATTTTTCTAACTACACATCAGCCTTAGGTAAAATGGACTATCTAAGAGTTGTTTATAATACTTTTTATATTACATTGATTTCAGTTGTAGGTATAATTGCCGTTAGTTCATTAGCTGGGTATAAATTAGCTAAGACATCAGGGAAATTAAGTGCTTTTATATTTTTATTATTTACATCTTCCATGTTAGTACCATTTCAATCTGTAATGTTGCCACTTTATAAATTAGCAAAGACTATAGGTTTGTCGGGAACAAAAACAGGGCTTACTGTAATTTATATGGGACTTGGTATAAATATGGCAATATTTCTTTATCATGGATTTTCAAAGGGAATTCCAAATGAGATTGAGGAAGCAGCATTAATTGACGGATGCAATGAATTTGAAATGTTTTATAAAATAATTTTTCCTCTATTAAGGCCCATTTCTGCAACTATAGCTATCCTTGATGTTCTTTGGATTTGGAATGACTTTATGCTTCCGCTTGTAATGATTTCAGATACAAAAAATTACACTATAGTACTTAAAGCAAGAATGTTTGTTAGTCAGTATATTATAGATTGGCCAAGTATTTTGGCAGCCTTAGTATGTTCAATGATTCCGGTTATAATATTTTACGTCATTTTACAAAAGAATATTGTTAAGGGGATTGCGGCTGGTGCTGTAAAAGGTTAA